The following nucleotide sequence is from Halapricum desulfuricans.
GAACACGACAGCGTCGTCCTGGGGCCCGGTCTCGGCGCGGCCGAGAACACGCTCGTGGCCGTCCGGGAGTTCCTCGGGGGCTACGACGGCTTCGCGGTCGTCGACGCCGACGCGCTGGGGGTCGTCCCCGGCGTCGAGACCGACGCGACGCTCGTCTGTACGCCCCATCAGGGGGAACTCGAAGCGATGGGCGGCGAGACGGCCGACGACTGGCGCGAGCGCGCCGAACTGGTCGAGTCGTTCGCGGCCGAGCTCGGACAGACGCTGCTGGTCAAAGGACCGTACGACGTGCTCTCGGACGGCGAACGGACCCGGGTCAACCGGACCGGCAATCCCGGGATGACCGTCGGCGGGACCGGCGACGTGCTGGCGGGCACGGTAGGCGCGCTCACAGCGACACAGGAGCCGATGGCCGCGGCCGCGATCGGCGCGTACGTCGCCGGCGCGGCGGGCGATCGCGTCGTCGAGCGACAGGGCTACGGCCTCGTGGCGACCGACTTGCTCGGGGCGATTCCGCCGGTGATGTGGAGGGACGAAGATGGGTGACACGGACGAGCAGAGCGGGGAGTTGACACATACCGACGAGTCGGGCGAGGCACAGATGGTCGACGTCGGTGACAAGCCCGACAGCGAACGCCGGGCGGTCGCCCGCGGGACGATTCACCTGCAGGCGTCGACGGTCGCCGCGATCCGGTCGAACGAACTCGAGAAGGGCGACGTGCTTGCGACCGCTCGGGTAGGCGCGATCCAGGCCGTCAAACACACCTGGGAGACGATCCCGATGTGCCACCAGATCCCGATCACGAACGTCGAGACGGACTTCGAACTCGACGAGACTTCGGTGACACTGACTGTCAGCGTCGAGACGACCGGCAAGACCGGCTGCGAGATGGAAGCGCTGGAGGGCGTCACGACCGGCCTGAACGTCGTCTGGGACATGGTCAAGGCCGCCGAGAAAGACGACGACGGCCAGTACCCCGACACCGCGATCGACGACGTGCGCGTGGTCGAGAAGACCAAGCGCACGTAATATCTGATATCCGGAAAATATCTCCTCATAATCAGAAAGAAGGAATAAATATCCGGTTCTTGGCGCCTGAACCGGCCAAACAGACTTCATATATAAGCAAGCTTTAACTGTCTCCCTACAATAATGATAAATAGTGATATATAATGGCAAGACGGACGATCGAGACGGACATCTTCGGGCGCGAAACGGACTTCGAGTACTCCGAGCGATGGGTCGGCTACTCGCTGGTCACGCTTCGGTTCGTCATGGGATGGGTGTTCTTCTACGCAGGCGTCGACAAGTTGCTGGCCGGCGACTG
It contains:
- the moaC gene encoding cyclic pyranopterin monophosphate synthase MoaC, yielding MGDTDEQSGELTHTDESGEAQMVDVGDKPDSERRAVARGTIHLQASTVAAIRSNELEKGDVLATARVGAIQAVKHTWETIPMCHQIPITNVETDFELDETSVTLTVSVETTGKTGCEMEALEGVTTGLNVVWDMVKAAEKDDDGQYPDTAIDDVRVVEKTKRT